A region of the Roseofilum capinflatum BLCC-M114 genome:
GCAAGAGGAAAGAGAGGATGAAGAGGAGCAAGAGGCGATCGCCCCAGATGCTCCGGATAAGAGTATGATAGACTCTGCGCCAGAGCCTGACGACTTTGAGGAATCGGGTGAACCGGTGGTGACTGAAGCGCGAGTTCCTGCACCTTCACCGACTCCTCCAAAACCCCAATCTAAAACCCTATCGGGGTTATTGGGTCTGTTTAATGGTATTAAAAGTCGATTCCAAAAATCAAAACCGGAGGAAACTCCTTCTTCACAGGAAGAAAGCTTTACGCCAGAAGAGCCAGAAGTCTCGACTCCAACGCCAGAAACTCCAGAACCCGAAAGCACCGAGGAACCGGTAGCCGAAGCGCCAGTAACTCCTGAGACGGAAACAGTAGAGGAACCGGTAGCTGAAGCGCCAGCAACGCCTGAGCCGGAACCGGTAGCCGAAACTCCAGCAACTCCGGAGACGGAAACAGTAGAGGAACCAATAGCTGAAGCGCCAGCCACGCCTGAGACGGAAACAGTCGAGGAATCGGTAGCTGAAGTGCCAGCCACGCCTGAGACGGAAACAGTCGAGGAACCGGTAGCTGAAGTGCCAGCCACGCCTGAGACGGAAACAGTCGAGGAACCGGTAGCTGAAGTGCCAGCCACGCCTGAGACGGAAACAGTCGAGGAACCAATAGCTGAAGCGCCAGCCACGCCTGAGACGGAACCTGTGCAAGAGGCAGAAATTAGCCCAGAATATCCTTCTGAGCCAAAAAATGATGAAATTCCTGCTCCTTCGGGTTCAGACTTGCCTGAGACTGTTTCAGAGTCTGCTGAGACGACCGAAGAGGAGGGGGTGGAGTCCTCTATAGAAGCGGAAACTGAAGCAGATCTAGAAACCGATGAGGAAAGCGAAGCCGAATCGACAGACGATCAGGAGAGCAAACCCTCTCGTTCTCGGTCTTCCAGACGTAAAAAACGCAGATAAATGTCCAGAGAATTTAACTTAGGAAGGCGATCGCCCTTAAACGTCGATAAACTTCCCTGTTAAAATCTGACTACAGACTCATAACCCTTTTGTCCCTAACCCTTCCCAATAGCACCGTGACAGCAGCAAAAGACTATAAAACCACCGTCAATTTGCCCAAAACTGGCTTTGATATGCGGGCAAATTCCACCAAAAAAGAGCCGGAACTGCAAAAATTTTGGGCAGAGCATCAGATTTATGAAAAGCTCTCCCAAGAGAATCCAGGGGATTTGTTCATTCTCCATGATGGCCCTCCCTACGCCAATGGTTCTCTGCATATGGGCCATGCGTTGAATAAAATCCTTAAGGATATTATCAATAAGTACAAGTTGCTGCAAGGCCATAAAGTCCGCTATGTACCGGGGTGGGACTGTCATGGACTGCCGATTGAACTGAAGGTGCTTCAGGCTATGAAGTCGAATGAGCGCAAGCAGTTGACTCCCATTACCCTGCGCCAAAAAGCAGCCGAGTTTGCCCAAAAAACCGTTGATGAACAACGAGAAGGTTTTAAGCGCTATGGGGTTTGGGGAAATTGGGAGAACCCTTATTTAACTCTGACTCCGGAATATGAGGCGGCTCAAATTGAGGTGTTTGGGCAAATGGTACTTAAGGGCTATATTTATCGGGGTCTGAAACCGGTGCATTGGAGTCCCAGTTCTCGCACCGCTCTAGCCGAAGCTGAGTTAGAGTACCCAGAAGGCCATACCTCTGATAGTATCTATGGGGTGTTCCGGATGGTGCATCTCAATGATGGGGTGTTTGCCCAGCTCGATCCGTTTATGCCGGATCTGGGGGTAGGGATTTGGACAACGACTCCTTGGACGATTCCGGGGAATTTGGCGGTAGCCGTCAATCCACAGTTAACCTATGCAGTGGTGGAAACCCCTTGGGGCAAAGCGCCGAAGAAGACGAAGGGTAAGGGATTTGCCAAAGGGAGTGATGATGAACCGGAATCTACGGGTAAGGGGACTTTACCGAAGTATATCCTGGTGGCAGAAGGGGCGATCGCCCGCTTATCAGAAGAATTGGACGTGAAGCTAACCCCGAAGGCAAAAGTCAAGGGGCAAGATCTGGAGCATTGCACCTATCAGCATCCTCTGTTTAACCGGGAGTCTCCCATTGTGATTGGTGGTGATTATGTTACCACGGAGTCCGGAACAGGATTAGTTCATACAGCTCCGGGCCATGGGCAAGACGATTTTATGGTCGGCCAACGCTATGGATTGCCGGTGTTGTCTCCGGTGAATGATGCGGGTGATCTGACGGAATTAGCAGGTAAATTCGCGGGATTAAATGTACTCAAAGATGCGAATCCGTCCATTATCGAAGCCCTGACAGAAGCGGGTGCTTTAATCAAACAATCGCCCTATGTGCATAAATATCCCTATGATTGGCGCACCAAAAAACCGACAATTTTCCGGGCAACGGAGCAATGGTTTGCTTCGGTAGAGAAGTTCCGGGAAGCAGCAATGGAGGCGATCGCCTCGGTCAAATGGATTCCTGGTTCTGGGGAAAACCGGATTAGTGCCATGGTTGCCGAGCGATCGGACTGGTGTATTTCGAGACAACGGAATTGGGGTGTACCGATTCCGGTGTTCTATCACCAGGAAACGGGAGAAGCCCTATTAACCCAAGAAACCATCGACCATGTGAAAGGGATTATCCGCGAGCAAGGTTCTGATGCTTGGTGGAACCTGTCCGTAGAAGAATTATTACCGCCCAAATATCAAAAAGAGGCGCAGAATTACCGCAAAGGCATGGATACCATGGATGTGTGGTTTGATTCCGGCTGTTCCTGGGCGGGAGTAGCCGCATCCCGGAAAGAGTTGAAGTATCCGGTGGATCTCTATTTAGAAGGCTCCGATCAGCATCGGGGCTGGTTCCAGTCTAGTTTGCTCACCAGTGTGGCAACTCAGGGGATGGCTCCCTATAAGAGCGTGTTAACCCATGGGTTTACCTTGGATGAACAGGGACGGAAAATGAGTAAGTCCCTGGGGAATGTGATCGATCCGTTGGATATTATTAACGGGGGTAACAATAAGAAGGAGGCTCCCCCCTATGGGGCGGATGTGCTTCGTCTGTGGGTATCTTCGGTAGATTATTCTTCGGATGTTCCCATTAGTAAGACGATTCTGAGACAGCTATCGGATGTGTATCGCAAGATCCGCAATACCTCCCGGTTCCTGTTGGGGAATTTATATGATTTCGATCCAGAGCGCGATCGCGTCCCCTATGAGGAAATGCCAGAGTTAGACCAGTATATGTTGCATCGCATGGGGGAAGTATTCGCCCAAATCACCGAGGCGTTTGAAAGTTATCAGTTTTTCCGCTTCTTCCAAACGGTGCAGAATTTCTGCGTAGTGGACTTGTCCAACTTCTATCTGGATATTGCCAAAGATCGGCTCTATATCAGTGCAGAGCATGGTAAGCGTCGCCGCAGTTGCCAGACGGTGCTGGCGATCGCCGTCGAAAACCTAGCACGGGCGATCGCTCCCGTACTCTCCCACATGGCAGAGGACATCTGGCAAAATCTGCCCTACCAAACGCCCCATGAATCCGTATTTCAGGCGGGATGGTTAGCGAGTGAACCCTATTGGCACAATCCCCCGTTAGCCGAAAAATGGACAAAATTGCGCCAAATTCGCACGGAAGTGAATAAGGTGTTAGAAGGGGCGCGGAATGCGAAGGCGATCGGCTCGGCTCTAGAAGCCAAAGTTTTGCTCTATGTGGCGGATGCCCAGTTGCGGGAACTCCTAGAAGCCTTTAACCCTGAACTCTCCGTCACCCTAAAACCCCAACCGCAACCGGTGGGAGAAACCCCAGTAGGGGCGGGTTCAGAAAAGGTTGGCTCTTCCCACCCAGATCTGGGTGAACCCGCCCCAACAGAATCCACCCCGACAGAAGCCGGATCGTTGGGCGAGTTCATGGCAGTTGCCACCCGATGGTGGAAACAATGGCGGCAATGGGTAAAAGATTATCCCCGCGCCTTCTTGACTCTATTCGTCTTAGTCGGTGGAGCCGCCACGGTAAATGTAGGCTGGACAACGGCTCAATCGATGCTGAAGTTGCCCATCTTCTCCCTCCTGTTGGAACTGGTAGGCATTATCTATACCATCTGGTTTGTGCGTCAACGGCTGTTCTATGCCCAAGAGCGCTCCGCTCTCTTGAGTCAGGTGAATACCGCAGTACAAGAGTTTCTGGGAACTGGAAAAGCTTCCGAAACGGCAGAGGAGGTCACTTCGACTGAGGTCACTTCGACTGAGGTCACTTCGACTCCGCTCAGTGACCTCAGTGACTCCAGTGTAGAAGCGCCATCGGAGACTCCAGAAGCCGTCACTATTGGTAATGGAGTGGATGAACTGCGCTATCTGTTCATTACTTCCCAGGTGGAACTGGTGGACGATCGCCAGGCTGTAGAAGGGCTAGAGCATCAGGCAGTCACTGATACTCTGGGTATTGGTGTGGTGAAAGCAGAGGGCCAAAAATGCGATCGCTGCTGGAACTATTCCACCCACGTCGGCGAAAGCGCTGAACATCCCACCCTCTGCGAGCGGTGCGTTTCCGCCCTAGATGGGGACTTTTAAGACCCGGTTGTAGGGGCGAACGGCCGTCCGCCCCTACAGATTCAGTAAATAAACCAGCGCGAACCGCTATAAGTTGAAAGGAACCAGCAGAGTCTAGCTGAATTGCTTTTTCTTCAGGGTAACTATGCCGAAGGTTGTGCCTAGAAGTGTTCCTAAAACGGCTAAGGGTTCGGGTACGGAAGTAGGTGGAGGGGCAGTCTGGTCTATGGTGGGTGAAAAGTTGTTGAAGGCAAGACCAAAATATCCTTTTTTCGTGCCAGTAAATGAGATACTAATTTGACGGATATCTGATAGATCTGAGAAACCGAAACTCCAAGGCTTACCATCTAAACCTCCGGCAATATTGACTCCTAAAGGAGATACGATAGTTGCTAGAACTTCACGATTGCTATCAAATGCCTCGATTTTGTATTGCTCTGTATTGTTCAACCAGCCATCAATATCCCAGATTTCCCCAGATGCGGCTGTGACCGGTGAACTGTAATTGATAATTAAAGAATTAAAATCATTGATGGTAGATGGTTGACGTACAAAAAACTGGCCAAGTTGTTCTTCAAATCCAGGTATAGCTGTATCCCATCCTGCTTGACTTCCAAACCCCCGAACTGTATCATTTCCCACTTTTTCCAATACTACTGGCGTATCAGTCACACCATCACCATTGGTATCAAATCCAAACGTAATCCCAATGCCATCAATCAGGTAAGCCTCATCAAGACCTAATGGATGGTTATCAGTGGGAAGCTCGCCATTGGGTAGGGTTTCAAAATCAATTAAACTTGCTGCTGGTGCTGCATTTGTCCAACCCAGAACACTACCGAGGGTTGCCAGTACAACTAAACTGAGGGACTTATTCATCATCAATTCTCCTTAGCAGAATCATACAACAGAGAGCCAAGGCAGAACATTCCGTTTACTCTAAATCAGGAATAACCCGGAGAAGTTGCATCAGCCTCTATAGGGTTCTCAGGATTTTCTGGTCAATTTTATGCAAATTCGAGGTAAATTGTAATAAAAGTTTATAAACTATCTGATTTAAGTAACGTTTTATTGCATGTTTAGGTTACTCCTGAACAGCGCCAGGCGTTGTGCTGTGTTGTGAGATGTCTTCCCAGCGATCGCCATAACAACAGTTCATTACTTCCCAGGTAGAACTGGTGGACGATCGCCAGGCCCTAGAGGGATTAGAGCATCAGGCCATCACTGATACTCTGGGTATTGCTTCCCTTATGATTACCAATCCAATCATGTTCGGCTAATGGGTTAAGAAGCGGGCATGATGCCCGCACTCCTCAAATTCTTTGATAGGACTGGAGTGGGAGCATCTTGCTCCCTGGACTTTTAATTAAGGTATTTAATCGGAACGAAGCGCCATAAGTGATTCCTACAACATCACTGTATTGGCATCGCGAATCCCAGGAACCTTGAGAATTTCCTCTAAAATTCCCTCTGGTAGGGGATCGTCAATCGTTAATACCATAACCGCATCGCCGCGCACAATTTGCCGTCCGACTTGCATACTGGCAATATTGACATTAAAACTCCCCAACAGAGAGCCAATTTTACCGATAATCCCCGGCATATCCCGGTGACGGGTAAAGAGCATATGTTGATTGGGGGGTACATTAATCGGGAAGCCATCAACTGTGGTAATGCGAATTTCGCCATCACCAAGCAGTGTCCCGGTAACATCATGTTCTTCCGAGGGGCCTTTGGCTTGCAATAACAGAGACCCCCTATAATCCCGGATACTAGCATCGCGGGTTTCAATGACGCGAATTCCGCGCTCTTGGGCTTCGATGGAAGCATTGACGTAATTAACCCGCTCTCGCAACGCTCGTGAGAGTAACCCTTTAAGAGCCGCAATGACGATGGGTTGGCTTTGATTATTGGCTAGTTCCCCTTGTAGGCGAATATTGAGGCTTTCTACGCGATCGCCCACCAACTGACTGACCAGGTTACCCAAAGTTTCTGCCAATTGCAAATAGGGGCGCAACTGTTCCAGGGCATCCGGATGCAGTCCCGGAATATTCACCGCCGAGCGTGCCGGGAGTCCGAGCAGCACATCCCGAATTTGTTCAGCTACATCAACCGCTACATTCACTTGAGCTTCTGTGGTCGAAGCTCCTAAATGGGGCGTTAAAATCACCTCTTTACCTAACTCAGTTAAAGGCGATTCACCTAGGGGTTCATTGGCATACACATCCAGAGCCGCCCCCCCAATCTGACCGTTTTTGAGCGCCTCAGCTAGGGCTGCTTCATCAATAATTCCTCCTCTAGCACAGTTAATAATCCGAGCTGTGGGTTTCATTTTAGCCAAAGACTTCGCATTGATTAAGTTAGTCGTTTCTGGCGTTTTGGGAATGTGGAGAGTAATATAATCGGATTCTTGCATGAGAACATCCATATCCACGAGCCGACAGCCCAATTGATCGGCCCGTTCTGCGGAGATAAACGGATCGAAGGCAATGAGCTTCATGCCCATGGCTTTAGCGGCTGCGGCCACATGGGAGCCAATTTTTCCTAAGCCAACAATTCCCAGGGTTTTCTTATAGACTTCTGTACCGACAAACTTTTTACGTTCCCACTGACCATTTTTTACGGACTGGTTCGCATCGGGAATATGACGGGACAGGGATAGCATTAAGGCTAGGGCATGTTCAGCGGCCGCAATGGTGTTGCCTTCTGGGGAATTGACGACAATTACCCCTTTGCGGGTGGCAGCCGGGACATCGACATTATCGACTCCAACCCCAGCACGACCGATAATTTTCAGTTGGACTGCTGCTTCAATGATTTCTTGGGTGACGCGGGTTCCGGAGCGAATCATGAGAGCGTCATATTCGGGAACGACTTTCACCAGTTCCTCGACAGGTAGGCCGGTTTTTACGTCAACCTGGGCAACTTGAGATAGGATGTCTATTCCAGCTTGATCGATAGGATCGCAAACGAGAACTTTAGGCATGATAAGGGGATAAAGTGATGAACAAGTTGTTGAGTGAGATGGACAGGGAATTCAGGATAGAGAGAGCATAGGTCAAGTGCGATCGCCGACGCAAAAAAAACGCCCGACCCATTCACTGATGACCAGCGATCGGGACAACCGTAGGTTATTGTAACCCTAAAACCGGCCCAATCATAATCTATGGGTCTGCTCTACCC
Encoded here:
- a CDS encoding Ycf66 family protein, producing the protein MAQILALAVGLGSFAFYMAFFFFPEVYRHKSDFIWSGLGFLYALTLWFCAGRFTGAVMLGQMAAVPLLLYLGWETLTLRRQLTPAGQQTPVEAEQLKQNGLGALNRLLKKTPAPEVAVPTPEPPEAEAPVAEEEGLSETAVPVGNEETVTEVDIDTSAEATPEPQPEPEVREEGVESDEPIEEIEAQEEREDEEEQEAIAPDAPDKSMIDSAPEPDDFEESGEPVVTEARVPAPSPTPPKPQSKTLSGLLGLFNGIKSRFQKSKPEETPSSQEESFTPEEPEVSTPTPETPEPESTEEPVAEAPVTPETETVEEPVAEAPATPEPEPVAETPATPETETVEEPIAEAPATPETETVEESVAEVPATPETETVEEPVAEVPATPETETVEEPVAEVPATPETETVEEPIAEAPATPETEPVQEAEISPEYPSEPKNDEIPAPSGSDLPETVSESAETTEEEGVESSIEAETEADLETDEESEAESTDDQESKPSRSRSSRRKKRR
- the ileS gene encoding isoleucine--tRNA ligase; this encodes MTAAKDYKTTVNLPKTGFDMRANSTKKEPELQKFWAEHQIYEKLSQENPGDLFILHDGPPYANGSLHMGHALNKILKDIINKYKLLQGHKVRYVPGWDCHGLPIELKVLQAMKSNERKQLTPITLRQKAAEFAQKTVDEQREGFKRYGVWGNWENPYLTLTPEYEAAQIEVFGQMVLKGYIYRGLKPVHWSPSSRTALAEAELEYPEGHTSDSIYGVFRMVHLNDGVFAQLDPFMPDLGVGIWTTTPWTIPGNLAVAVNPQLTYAVVETPWGKAPKKTKGKGFAKGSDDEPESTGKGTLPKYILVAEGAIARLSEELDVKLTPKAKVKGQDLEHCTYQHPLFNRESPIVIGGDYVTTESGTGLVHTAPGHGQDDFMVGQRYGLPVLSPVNDAGDLTELAGKFAGLNVLKDANPSIIEALTEAGALIKQSPYVHKYPYDWRTKKPTIFRATEQWFASVEKFREAAMEAIASVKWIPGSGENRISAMVAERSDWCISRQRNWGVPIPVFYHQETGEALLTQETIDHVKGIIREQGSDAWWNLSVEELLPPKYQKEAQNYRKGMDTMDVWFDSGCSWAGVAASRKELKYPVDLYLEGSDQHRGWFQSSLLTSVATQGMAPYKSVLTHGFTLDEQGRKMSKSLGNVIDPLDIINGGNNKKEAPPYGADVLRLWVSSVDYSSDVPISKTILRQLSDVYRKIRNTSRFLLGNLYDFDPERDRVPYEEMPELDQYMLHRMGEVFAQITEAFESYQFFRFFQTVQNFCVVDLSNFYLDIAKDRLYISAEHGKRRRSCQTVLAIAVENLARAIAPVLSHMAEDIWQNLPYQTPHESVFQAGWLASEPYWHNPPLAEKWTKLRQIRTEVNKVLEGARNAKAIGSALEAKVLLYVADAQLRELLEAFNPELSVTLKPQPQPVGETPVGAGSEKVGSSHPDLGEPAPTESTPTEAGSLGEFMAVATRWWKQWRQWVKDYPRAFLTLFVLVGGAATVNVGWTTAQSMLKLPIFSLLLELVGIIYTIWFVRQRLFYAQERSALLSQVNTAVQEFLGTGKASETAEEVTSTEVTSTEVTSTPLSDLSDSSVEAPSETPEAVTIGNGVDELRYLFITSQVELVDDRQAVEGLEHQAVTDTLGIGVVKAEGQKCDRCWNYSTHVGESAEHPTLCERCVSALDGDF
- a CDS encoding PEP-CTERM sorting domain-containing protein (PEP-CTERM proteins occur, often in large numbers, in the proteomes of bacteria that also encode an exosortase, a predicted intramembrane cysteine proteinase. The presence of a PEP-CTERM domain at a protein's C-terminus predicts cleavage within the sorting domain, followed by covalent anchoring to some some component of the (usually Gram-negative) cell surface. Many PEP-CTERM proteins exhibit an unusual sequence composition that includes large numbers of potential glycosylation sites. Expression of one such protein has been shown restore the ability of a bacterium to form floc, a type of biofilm.), translated to MNKSLSLVVLATLGSVLGWTNAAPAASLIDFETLPNGELPTDNHPLGLDEAYLIDGIGITFGFDTNGDGVTDTPVVLEKVGNDTVRGFGSQAGWDTAIPGFEEQLGQFFVRQPSTINDFNSLIINYSSPVTAASGEIWDIDGWLNNTEQYKIEAFDSNREVLATIVSPLGVNIAGGLDGKPWSFGFSDLSDIRQISISFTGTKKGYFGLAFNNFSPTIDQTAPPPTSVPEPLAVLGTLLGTTFGIVTLKKKQFS
- the serA gene encoding phosphoglycerate dehydrogenase, encoding MPKVLVCDPIDQAGIDILSQVAQVDVKTGLPVEELVKVVPEYDALMIRSGTRVTQEIIEAAVQLKIIGRAGVGVDNVDVPAATRKGVIVVNSPEGNTIAAAEHALALMLSLSRHIPDANQSVKNGQWERKKFVGTEVYKKTLGIVGLGKIGSHVAAAAKAMGMKLIAFDPFISAERADQLGCRLVDMDVLMQESDYITLHIPKTPETTNLINAKSLAKMKPTARIINCARGGIIDEAALAEALKNGQIGGAALDVYANEPLGESPLTELGKEVILTPHLGASTTEAQVNVAVDVAEQIRDVLLGLPARSAVNIPGLHPDALEQLRPYLQLAETLGNLVSQLVGDRVESLNIRLQGELANNQSQPIVIAALKGLLSRALRERVNYVNASIEAQERGIRVIETRDASIRDYRGSLLLQAKGPSEEHDVTGTLLGDGEIRITTVDGFPINVPPNQHMLFTRHRDMPGIIGKIGSLLGSFNVNIASMQVGRQIVRGDAVMVLTIDDPLPEGILEEILKVPGIRDANTVML